Proteins from a genomic interval of Zingiber officinale cultivar Zhangliang chromosome 2A, Zo_v1.1, whole genome shotgun sequence:
- the LOC122041147 gene encoding mannose-specific lectin-like, with amino-acid sequence MAGLVILSAFLLGFLLPSSMADNVLYSGDTLYSGQSLTQGSYSLTMQSDCNLVLYDYGRAVWSSGTYNRGYNCILRMQNDGNLVIYSNNNAIWASNTGGQQGHFVLILQRDRNVVIYGCPSWATGTNTANSKGVVVVEHGRNDTSAAMVVVVPEGDEPQNRKIAMVINN; translated from the coding sequence ATGGCTGGCCTCGTCATCCTTTCCGCTTTTCTCCTCGGCTTCCTCCTGCCTTCCTCAATGGCCGACAACGTTCTCTACTCTGGCGACACGCTGTACAGCGGCCAGTCCCTCACCCAAGGCAGTTAcagcctcaccatgcagtccgaCTGCAACCTCGTGCTCTACGACTACGGCCGGGCGGTCTGGTCCTCCGGCACCTACAACCGCGGCTACAACTGCATCCTCCGCATGCAGAACGACGGCAACCTCGTCATCTACAGCAACAACAACGCCATTTGGGCGAGCAACACCGGCGGACAGCAAGGCCACTTCGTTCTCATCCTACAGCGCGACCGCAACGTCGTCATCTACGGCTGCCCCAGCTGGGCCACCGGCACCAACACCGCCAACTCCAAAGGCGTCGTGGTCGTCGAGCACGGCCGGAACGACACTTCCGCCGCCATGGTGGTGGTCGTGCCGGAGGGTGACGAGCCCCAGAACCGGAAGATCGCCATGGTGATCAATAATTAA